Within Raineyella sp. W15-4, the genomic segment TACGTCGAACAGCTGTACGCCCGGGAACTGCTCGCCTCGGCGGAGGGTGCCGTCGGCTACCTGCTCAAGGACCGGGTCGCGAACGTCCAGCAGTTCGTCAGTTCCGTACGCCAGGTCGCCGCCGGTGGAACCGTGATGGATCCCGAGGTGGTCACTCAGCTGCTGCGGCGTCGTGGCGCCCCGCTCGCCGCCCTCACCCCACGGGAACGCGAGGTGTTGGAACACATGGCGCAGGGCCGTTCGAACGCCGCGATCGGGGACGCCATGTCGATCACCGAGAGGGCGGTCGGCAAGCACATCGCGAACATCTTCGCCAAGCTCGACCTGGTCTCCTCCGACGACGACAACCGCCGGGTGCTGGCGGTGCTGGCCTACCTGCAGCGCTGAGCGCGAGCGGTCGCGTCCCTCGGTGGGGCCGGCCGGACCATCCCCAAGGTCGGACCCGGCGAGCTGCAACACAAGCCCCATCGGCCCGTAACGCGGGTGTCACAGATGGCCGCGAGACTGAGGGGAAAGACCGGTCGGTCAGTCAAAGGAGGCTCCCGATGACGCACTCGGTGCTCGCCCTCGTCCACGGTGTCACCACCGGTCACGAAACCGCCCACCTGGGTACCCTGGGCCCCGCTTTCGAACGGCGTGGGCTCGGAGTGCGGATCGCCTCCTTCACCGCTGCCGAGCATCCGCCCCGGCTCGATCACGGCATCCGGATGCTGGTGGTGATGGGGTCACTCGATTCGGTCCTCGACCGGGACGTGCCCTGGCTGGATCGCGAGTCCCGCTACGTCGCCGAGGCCGTCGGCCGGGGTGTCCCGGTGCTGGGCGTGTGTTTCGGTGCCCAACTGCTGTCGCGGATCCTCGGCGGTCGCGTCGTACCTACGGAGAGGCCCGAGACCGGCCTGGTCCCGGTCGATTCCACCGACACCGAGCAGATCCCGGGCGGTCGGTGGTACTCCTTCCACCACGACCGGATCATCGCCCCGTGCGATGCGCAGGTGCTGGCCACCAGCGCCAGTTGCGTCCAGGCCTTCCGGCACGGGCCACATCTGGGCGTCCAGTTCCACCCCGAGGTGACGCCGCGGACCCTCGACAGCTGGCGCAGCGGATTCGTCGGCCGCGCGGGCGGGCCGGGGGAGGAGGCCGGCCGGCTGCTGGCGGAGCACTCGCGCGAGTTGACCACCGAGGCGCCCGCACTGGCCCGGCAGACCGACCAGCTGGTCCGCGGCTTCGTCCGCCACGCCAGGCTGGCGGCCGCCGCCTGACCCCTCGCCTTCCCCTCCCTCGCCGGACCCACCCGTCACCGGGATGTCCGCCGGGATCACCCGGCGGTCCGGCACGGTAGGCTCGTGGACCGACGCCACCGGCGTCCCTGAACACGAGCCCGCCCGGCCGCATGCCCGGTATGTGTGCGACACCCGGGCGGGGAGAGAGGAAACCGCCGTGTCCATCACCGT encodes:
- a CDS encoding response regulator transcription factor — encoded protein: MRALVAEDHALLRAGLIQLLEVHDIEVVEAVADEPSLVRALGRPDIDVAILDVRLPPTGTDEGLRAAVQARRRRPGLPILVLSQYVEQLYARELLASAEGAVGYLLKDRVANVQQFVSSVRQVAAGGTVMDPEVVTQLLRRRGAPLAALTPREREVLEHMAQGRSNAAIGDAMSITERAVGKHIANIFAKLDLVSSDDDNRRVLAVLAYLQR
- a CDS encoding type 1 glutamine amidotransferase; amino-acid sequence: MTHSVLALVHGVTTGHETAHLGTLGPAFERRGLGVRIASFTAAEHPPRLDHGIRMLVVMGSLDSVLDRDVPWLDRESRYVAEAVGRGVPVLGVCFGAQLLSRILGGRVVPTERPETGLVPVDSTDTEQIPGGRWYSFHHDRIIAPCDAQVLATSASCVQAFRHGPHLGVQFHPEVTPRTLDSWRSGFVGRAGGPGEEAGRLLAEHSRELTTEAPALARQTDQLVRGFVRHARLAAAA